A portion of the Bombus pascuorum chromosome 8, iyBomPasc1.1, whole genome shotgun sequence genome contains these proteins:
- the LOC132910034 gene encoding microtubule-actin cross-linking factor 1, isoforms 1/2/3/4 isoform X13: MEFELDGSLKEWVKDKPLSILQLDPADRAVLRIADERDAIQKKTFTKWVNKHLKKHWKYVKTYTCLHVCVLVNNQPCCSPTASRHVGDLFEDLRDGHNLISLLEVLSGEHLPRERGRMRFHMLQNVQMALDFLRYKKIKLVNIRAEDIVDGNPKLTLGLIWTIILHFQSWRRKISDIVVGQESNVTAREALLRWARRSTARYPGVRVTDFTGSWRDGLAFSALIHRNRPDLVDWKGARASQPRERLDRVFYVAEREYGVTRLLDPEDVDTPEPDEKSLITYISSLYDVFPEPPTIHPLYDAEDQRRSEEYRELASSLHMWIREKMCLMQERVFPPTLIEMKNLAAGSTKFKNEEVPPRYRDKQRLSYIFRDLQKYFEAVGEVDIEPHLRIEVIEENWNRLMMLHQEREQAIIDEIKRLERLQRLAEKVHREMKATDNRLEELERRVEDEARRLDRLHPLEAKHAVDLLEQDIRNTEVQIQNIFPDVHTLTEGRYSQAAELRKRVQKLHQRWVALRSLLHKRLVQPLSAVSFPVEERVVTKHRTTVHETRLVDTNPHFRALHDCIDWCKAKIKQLQDADYGSDLPSVQNELEVHQREHKNIEQFHPKVERCVQAKSHFHAEELTLYSQHLTVLQKLHTELLAASNKRLSDLDTLHDFIQSATNELVWLSSKEETEVTRDWSDKNLNVQSIEQYYERTFGSGIESLMSDLEKREIQFSAVQDRGEALVLQHHPAAKTIEAYMSAMQSQWTWLLQLTLCLEVHLKHAAQSQQFFRDVQQAEQWISKRDESLNTIYSQSEFSLDEGERLLKGMQELREELNSYGDHVQKLVDQAKDVVPMKQRRQPVTRPMQVTCVCSYKQVNMSIEKGEQCTLYDNSGRIKWRVKNQEGVESPVPGVCFALQPPDKDALDAAERLRRQYDRSVGLWQRKQLRLRQNMIFATIKVVKGWDLPQFLAMGQDQRTAIRKALNEDAEKLLSEGDPADPQLRRLKRETAEVNKLFDELEKRARAEEESKNAGRIFNEQISAIQEALDEAERVLNTRIAAPLPRDIDSLEHLVLQHKDFEQTLKRQTPDLDKVQQTFRGITLKTPAMRNKLDAVTTKWTNIWNSSNLYIERLKCVEIVLSSLEENTTSVSELEVKLASFDELPPDLKGLQNVLEDLMVLQNAISQQQTAMDKLNEDTQNARHVVEKSRPSHRGSHSDMDRLDDEVNKLNSRWTNLCAQLVERVRSAEAAYGLAQQLEHAYRNEVDFIDESYEKLEVENAKNLLNKVVERAPAIEAVNVTGSRLIREGKIYGQRLRAFTEQLEDICPSLDASVKKPRREFVSTVDDVARDLDTLNKRYTTLVDLLQERVTQLAAQQTEETSQQFQEALEGLQKWLTDTEEMVSNQKSPSSDYNVVKAQLQEQKFLKKMLMDQQNSMSSSYNMGQEVAAEAEPKERKKIEKQLKDLMARFDNLTESAAKRMEALEQAMGVAKQFQDKLIPLQTWLDKTEKRVRDMELVPTDEEKIQQRVTEHDGLHEDILSKKPEFSELTEVASQLMSLVGEDEAAALADKLQDAADRYAALVERSESLGNLLQRSRQGLRHLVLSYQELQAWMEGMEIRLSKYRVLAVHTEKLLQQMEDLADLTEEVSTRQTEVDSTTDTGLELMKHISSDEALQLKDKLDSLQRRFNDLVSRGSDLLKHAQESLPLVQQFHDNHNRLMDWMQAAESALQSAEPREDEIIRLEMEISEYRPVLDKINAVGPQLSQLSPGEGAATIEALVTRDNRRFAAIAEQIQRKAERLQLSKQRSLEVIGDIDDLLEWFHEVDNQLREAEPPSSEPEIIRVQLKEHKALNDDISSQKGRVRDVISTAKKVIRENGQYEDKSTIRENMEDLRETMEIVSGLSMDRLGALEQALPLAEHLRDTHIDLVSWLEEAEQQVAMLPMPALRPDLIAAQQDKNEFLVQSINEHKPLVEKLNKTGEALLKLCNEEEGIKIQDILEADTTRYAALRAELRGRQQTLEQALQESSQFSDKLEGMLRALSSTADQVNGAEPISAHPGRLRDQMEENSALVDELAQRSEAYAAVRRAADDVISKAGNRADPAVKDIKRKLDKLNKLWSDVQKSTTDRGQTLDEALAIAEKFWSELNGVMSTLRELQDALAGQAPPAAQPAAIQQQQVALQEIRHEIDQTKPDVEQVRASGHELMGLCGEPDKPDVRKHIEDLDQAWDNVTALYARREENLIDAMEKAMEFHETLQNLLEFLQEAEDKFSSMGLLGSDIDEVKKQIKQLANFKAEVDPHMVKVEALNRSLIRQAAELTERTSSEQAAAIKEPLGAVNRRWDGLLRGLVERQRLLENALLRLGQFQHALDELLVWIEKTDDTLDNLKAVAGDPQVIEVELAKLKVLVNDIQAHQTSVDTLNDAGRQLIEDGKGTAEASTTAEKLGTLNRRWRDLLQRAADRQRELEDALREAQTFTAEIQDLLSWLGDVDNTIVASKPVGGLPETASEQLERFMEVYNELEQNRLKVESVLQQGQAYLKRADSTSAGGLNHNLRTLKQRWDNVTARASDKKIKLEIALKEATEFHDALQSFVDWLTNAEKILTNLKPVSRVMETILGQIEEHKAFQKDVGVHRETMLNLDKKGTHLKYFSQKQDVILIKNLLISVQHRWERVVSKSAERTRALDHGYKEAREFHDAWSNIMNWLDETEKTLDEVASDGALGGNDPEKIKARLNKHRELQKALSAKQGTYDATMKNGKSLKDKAPKSDEFALKELLNELKNKWTTVCGKCVDRQRKLEEALLFSGQFKDAIQALLEWLSKSEKQLADTGPLYGDLDTVMNLVEQHKTFEKDLESRVSQMESVIKTGRELLAKATPDDASAIGSQLAEINNLWDTVTKLSSDKTERLQEALREAERLHKAVHVLLEWLSDAEMKLRFAGQLPEDEQESRNQLMEHEKFLRELSTKEIEKDQTLELAHVILAKAHPDGALVIKHWITIIQSRWEEVSTWAQQRNQRLENHMRGLQDLDNLLEELLSWLEGLENTLNALEAEPLPDDKATLEMLIVDHREFMENTSRRQNEVDRVCKARQIKSAKDTMKITKAKSPAPTRASPGRERTPDSLPHIGPRFPPKGSKGAEPEFRSPRVKLLWDRWRHVWMLAWERQRRLQDKYNYIQELDRVANFSWEDWRKRFLKFMNHKKSRLTDLFRKMDKNNDGLIPREDFIQGIMNTKFETSRLEMGAVADLFDRHGEGLIDWKEFIAALRPDWEERRTYNDTDKIHDEVKRLVMLCTCRQKFRVFQVGEGKYRFGDSQKLRLVRILRSTVMVRVGGGWVALDEFLLKNDPCRVFLMPIPDPNKPEQHEGWCPLAKGRTNIELREQFILADGVSQTMTAFRSKPSPTSTLQRTPISSANAGPITKVRERSARSVPMGQSRASRSSLSAGTPDSLSDNESSFKLGSARKTSTPYRSSMTPGGSRPSSRPTSRPTSRPTSRPGSRPASRQGSKPPSRYGSTQSLDSTDDSTNVSRIPRRTAVSTTGNTPTSSRHNSVSGKRLSVNGSSSRPRTPTGLVSPASGVPARFGTIHRASSIPTLTGVGTPISRSRIPVYVGTDIKSPQSTTSNISTHSTQSNYSTVSTDSTGSSSMCTNSATNTSSAVKRARTRTPSSGSSTPLPPSLKLSRKPSGASDTSVSTTPATKRKGKPTPIDQRAPFRL; the protein is encoded by the exons CATTGGAAGTACGTGAAG ACTTACACGTGCCTACACGTGTGCGTCCTTGTGAACAACCAACCATGCTGTTCCCCCACT GCCAGCAGACATGTCGGAGATCTGTTCGAAGACCTGCGGGACGGGCACAACCTCATTTCCTTGCTGGAGGTACTCTCGGGCGAGCATCTT cCGCGAGAGAGAGGTCGGATGCGTTTCCACATGCTGCAGAATGTACAAATGGCTCTTGACTTTTTGCGCTATAAGAAGATCAAGCTCGTTAATATTCGTGCTGAAGACATTGTCGATGGAAACCCAAAGTTGACTCTAGGTTTGATATGGACCATCATACTTCACTTCCAG AGCTGGCGTCGCAAG aTATCCGATATTGTAGTGGGTCAGGAATCGAACGTGACTGCCCGTGAAGCTCTTCTGAGATGGGCCAGACGATCGACGGCGCGTTATCCTGGAGTGCGCGTTACGGACTTTACCGGATCGTGGAGGGATGGGCTAGCTTTCAGCGCATTAATCCATCGAAACAGACCAGATCTGGTCGATTGGAAAGGTGCTCGTGCTAGTCAACCACGAGAGCGGCTCGATCGGGTCTTCTACGTCGCGGAGCGCGAGTATGGCGTTACGAGGCTTCTCGATCCTGAAG ATGTGGACACTCCTGAACCGGATGAGAAGTCCTTGATAACGTACATCTCTTCGCTCTACGACGTGTTCCCGGAGCCGCCAACGATTCACCCGTTGTACGATGCCGAGGACCAGAGGCGCTCGGAGGAATATAGAGAGCTAGCTAGTTCCCTCCACATGTGGATCCGCGAAAAGATGTGCCTGATGCAGGAACGTGTCTTCCCGCCGACCttaatagaaatgaaaaatttggcGGCCGGCAGCACGAAATTCAAGAATGAGGAAGTACCGCCCAGATACAGAGACAAGCAACGACTTTCTTACATCTTCAGGGATTTGCAAAAGTACTTCGAAGCGGTCGGTGAGGTGGACATTGAACCTCACTTACGTATCGAGGTTATTGAAGAAAATTGGAATAGATTGATGATGCTGCATCAGGAAAGAGAACAGGCGATAATCGACGAAATTAAACG ACTCGAACGACTGCAACGACTAGCAGAGAAAGTGCACAGAGAGATGAAGGCGACCGACAATCGATTGGAGGAGCTCGAGAGACGAGTGGAGGACGAAGCCAGACGTCTCGATCGACTTCATCCTCTGGAAGCGAAACATGCGGTGGATCTTTTGGAACAGGATATTCGTAACACCGAGGTCCAGatccaaaatatttttccagacGTGCATACACTTACCGAGGGGCGATACAGTCAGGCGGCCGAACTTCGCAAAAG AGTTCAGAAGCTACATCAACGGTGGGTCGCCCTGCGATCTCTTCTTCATAAACGTTTGGTACAGCCGCTGTCGGCCGTATCTTTCCCGGTAGAAGAACGCGTCGTTACGAAACACCGTACTACCGTCCATGAAACCCGATTGGTCGACACCAATCCACATTTCCGTGCGTTACACGACTGCATCGACTGGTGTAAGGCGAAGATCAAACAGCTCCAGGATGCAGACTATGGCTCCGATTTACCTAGCGTGCAGAACGAACTGGAGGTTCACCAAAGGGAACACAAGAATATCGAGCAGTTCCATCCTAAAGTGGAGAGATGTGTGCAGGCTAAGAGCCACTTTCACGCCGAGGAACTGACATTGTATAGCCAACATCTAACTGTTCTTCAAAAACTTCACACTGAATTATTGGCGGCCTCGAATAAGAGACTTTCCGATTTGGACACTCTACATGACTTTATACAATCGGCGACTAATGAACTAGTTTGGCTGAGTTCTAAGGAGGAGACGGAGGTGACACGCGATTGGAGTGACAAGAATTTGAATGTGCAAAGTATCGAGCAGTATTACGAg CGTACGTTTGGATCTGGTATAGAG TCCCTTATGAGTGACCTAGAGAAGCGGGAGATTCAATTCTCCGCGGTGCAAGATCGAGGCGAAGCTCTGGTCCTTCAACATCATCCCGCCGCGAAAACCATCGAAGCTTACATGTCCGCTATGCAGAGTCAATGGACCTGGCTTCTTCAATTAACTCTTTGTCTAGAAGTCCATCTGAAACACGCAGCACAGAGTCAACAATTTTTCCGGGATGTTCAACAGGCTGAACAGTGGATCTCGAAGAGAGATGAATCACTCAACACCATTTATTCCCAATCAGAATTCTCCTTGGACGAGGGTGAACGTTTATTGAAGGGTATGCAAGAACTACGCGAAGAATTGAATAGTTACGGCGATCATGTGCAGAAACTGGTTGATCAAGCGAAGGACGTGGTTCCTATGAAGCAACGTCGACAGCCCGTGACACGACCTATGCAAGTTACATGTGTCTGCAGCTACAAACAAGTTAAT ATGTCGATTGAGAAGGGCGAACAATGTACGTTATACGACAACTCTGGTAGGATAAAATGGCGCGTAAAGAATCAAGAGGGCGTCGAGTCCCCTGTTCCAGGCGTCTGCTTTGCTCTTCAGCCACCTGACAAGGATGCTCTCGATGCTGCAGAAAGATTGCGACGACAATATGACCGAAGTGTTGGATTATGGCAACGGAAACAGCTTCGATTACGACAAAACATGATTTTCGCGACCATCAAAGTGGTCAAAGGCTGGGATCTACCGCAGTTCTTGGCTATGGGCCAGGATCAGAGAACTGCTATCAGAAAAGCCTTAAACGAGGATGCTGAGAAATTGCTGTCCGAGGGCGACCCTGCTGATCCACAATTGAGGCGACTGAAGCGAGAAACGGCCGAAGTGAACAAATTGTTTGATGAACTAGAGAAACGTGCCAGAGCGGAGGAAGAGTCAAAGAACGCGGGACGTATTTTCAACGAACAGATTTCTGCCATTCAAGAAGCATTAGACGAAGCAGAGAGAGTTCTGAACACTCGCATAGCTGCGCCATTGCCGAGAGACATCGACAGCTTAGAACATCTGGTTCTGCAACACAAAGATTTTGAACAAACTCTCAAACGTCAAACGCCAGATCTAGATAAAGTTCAACAAACTTTCCGTGGTATTACTTTGAAGACTCCAGCCATGAGAAACAAGCTCGACGCTGTTACCACCAAATGGACAAATATTTGGAACTCAAGCAATCTGTACATCGAGCGGCTAAAGTGTGTTGAGATCGTGCTTTCTAGTCTTGAGGAGAACACAACCTCGGTATCCGAATTGGAAGTGAAATTGGCGTCGTTTGACGAGCTGCCACCGGATCTGAAGGGATTACAGAATGTACTAGAAGATCTGATGGTGCTTCAAAATGCCATCTCTCAACAGCAAACTGCAATGGATAAACTGAACGAAGATACGCAGAACGCAAGACACGTTGTTGAAAAGTCGAGACCAAGTCATCGTGGCTCTCATTCTGATATGGATCGCTTAGACGATGAAGTGAACAAACTAAACTCCAGATGGACCAATCTATGTGCTCAGTTGGTTGAAAGAGTTCGCAGCGCGGAAGCAGCCTATGGCCTAGCTCAACAGTTAGAACATGCCTACCGTAACGAGGTCGACTTCATTGACGAATCGTACGAAAAACTCGAAGTGGAGAATGCGAAG AATCTATTGAACAAGGTGGTAGAACGAGCGCCGGCGATCGAAGCAGTAAATGTGACAGGCAGTCGATTGATTCGCGAAGGAAAG ATCTACGGACAAAGGCTTCGAGCGTTCACGGAACAGCTGGAAGATATCTGCCCGTCTTTGGATGCTTCGGTGAAAAAACCGCGACGAGAGTTCGTCTCAACGGTTGACGACGTCGCTCGTGATCTAGATACTCTGAACAAGAGGTACACCACGCTCGTGGATCTTCTTCAGGAACGGGTTACACAGCTGGCAGCGCAACAAACCGAGGAGACATCTCAACAG TTCCAGGAGGCTCTGGAGGGTCTTCAGAAATGGCTGACGGACACAGAGGAAATGGTATCCAACCAGAAATCACCATCATCGGATTACAACGTAGTCAAGGCGCAATTACAAGAGCAAAAATTCCTGAAGAAGATGCTAATGGACCAGCAAAACTCAATGTCCTCCTCGTACAATATGGGCCAAGAAGTGGCGGCTGAGGCGGAGCCTAAGGAACGGAAGAAGATCGAGAAACAACTGAAAGATTTGATGGCAAGATTTGATAATCTTACGGAAAGTGCTGCTAAGAGAATGGAAGCACTTGAACAAGCGATGGGAGTAGCGAAACAGTTCCAGGATAAACTGATACCACTTCAAACTTGGCTGGACAAGACCGAAAAACGCGTAAGAGATATGGAGTTGGTTCCAACGGACGAGGAAAAAATCCAGCAACGCGTTACCGAACACGATGGCCTTCACGAGGATATTCTGTCAAAGAAACCTGAATTCAGTGAACTTACAGAGGTTGCTAGTCAACTAATGTCTCTGGTAGGCGAAGATGAAGCCGCTGCTTTGGCTGACAAACTTCAGGATGCGGCTGATAGATACGCTGCATTGGTCGAACGATCGGAATCTCTTGGTAACTTGCTTCAACGTTCGAGACAGGGTTTACGTCATCTGGTACTCAGTTATCAAGAACTTCAGGCTTGGATGGAGGGTATGGAAATCAGATTGTCGAAATACAGAGTGCTGGCAGTGCATACGGAGAAGCTTCTTCAACAAATGGAAGACCTAGCTGACTTGACCGAAGAGGTTTCGACTCGACAGACAGAAGTAGACAGTACCACCGATACTGGATTGGAATTAATGAAACACATATCGAGCGACGAGGCGCTTCAATTGAAAGATAAACTCGATTCTTTGCAACGGCGATTTAATGATTTGGTTAGTCGAGGTTCCGACTTGCTGAAGCACGCGCAAGAGTCTCTTCCATTGGTGCAACAATTCCATGATAATCATAATCGTTTAATGGATTGGATGCAAGCTGCAGAATCGGCTCTGCAATCAGCCGAACCTCGCGAAGATGAAATTATTAGATTAGAAATGGAGATATCGGAATATAGACCAGTTCTAGACAAGATCAACGCCGTTGGACCGCAGTTGTCTCAGTTATCTCCGGGTGAAGGGGCAGCGACTATCGAAGCTCTAGTCACCAGAGACAACAGGAGATTCGCCGCCATTGCCGAGCAGATTCAACGAAAGGCTGAGAGGCTTCAGCTGAGTAAGCAACGTTCGCTGGAAGTGATCGGTGATATTGACGATTTACTAGAATGGTTCCATGAAGTGGATAATCAATTAAGGGAAGCAGAACCACCAAGCAGCGAACCGGAAATCATCAGGGTACAATTGAAGGAGCATAAAGCCTTGAACGACGACATATCCAGTCAGAAAGGACGTGTTAGGGATGTGATATCCACAGCAAAGAAGGTGATCCGTGAAAATGGTCAATACGAGGACAAATCTACGATCAGAGAAAATATGGAGGACTTACGAGAAACCATGGAAATTGTTTCCGGTCTTTCAATGGATAGACTCGGTGCTTTGGAACAAGCTTTGCCATTGGCTGAACATTTACGCGACACTCACATTGATTTAGTCAGCTGGTTAGAAGAGGCTGAACAACAAGTCGCAATGCTTCCTATGCCTGCGTTAAGACCCGATCTAATAGCCGCCCAACAGGACAAGAACGAGTTCCTCGTGCAGAGCATCAACGAACACAAACCTTTGGTCGAGAAGTTGAACAAAACTGGTGAAGCATTGTTGAAGCTGTGCAACGAAGAAGAAGGTATCAAAATACAGGACATATTGGAAGCAGACACCACTCGATATGCAGCCCTCAGAGCAGAACTTCGTGGTCGACAGCAGACTCTCGAACAGGCACTTCAGGAATCTTCTCAGTTCTCCGACAAGCTGGAAGGAATGCTGCGTGCTCTCTCATCAACTGCCGATCAAGTAAATGGCGCCGAACCGATCAGCGCTCATCCTGGTCGGTTAAGAGATCAGATGGAAGAGAATTCCGCTCTGGTCGACGAATTGGCTCAAAGATCCGAGGCCTATGCGGCTGTGAGGAGGGCCGCCGATGACGTGATCAGCAAGGCAGGTAACAGAGCTGATCCAGCCGTAAAGGACATCAAACGGAAGCTGGACAAATTGAACAAACTATGGAGCGACGTGCAAAAGTCGACGACCGACAGAGGTCAAACGTTAGACGAAGCTTTGGCGATCGCCGAAAAATTCTGGTCCGAGTTGAATGGCGTGATGTCTACTCTGCGAGAGCTTCAGGATGCTCTTGCTGGTCAGGCGCCACCAGCAGCTCAACCTGCTGCCATCCAACAGCAACAGGTTGCCTTGCAGGAGATTAGGCACGAAATCGACCAAACGAAACCAGATGTCGAGCAAGTACGAGCTTCTGGTCACGAGTTGATGGGTCTTTGTGGTGAGCCAGACAAACCAGATGTTAGAAAGCATATCGAAGATTTGGATCAAGCCTGGGATAATGTGACTGCCCTATATGCCAGAAGAGAGGAAAATCTGATCGATGCTATGGAGAAAGCCATGGAGTTCCACGAGACCTTGCAAAATCTTCTGGAGTTCCTACAAGAAGCCGAGGACAAGTTCTCCAGTATGGGACTGCTAGGAAGCGATATCGACGAAGTTAAAAAACAGATCAAACAATTGGCCAATTTCAAAGCCGAAGTAGATCCTCACATGGTCAAGGTCGAAGCTCTAAACAG GAGTCTGATAAG ACAAGCTGCCGAACTGACAGAGAGAACGTCCTCGGAACAAGCTGCAGCCATCAAAGAACCGCTTGGTGCCGTTAACAGACGGTGGGACGGACTGCTTCGAGGCCTCGTGGAGAGGCAAAGGCTCTTGGAGAACGCGTTACTACGTCTAGGACAATTCCAGCATGCTCTAGACGAATTGCTGGTATGGATCGAGAAGACGGACGACACTTTGGACAACTTGAAGGCCGTGGCCGGTGATCCTCAAGTGATCGAAGTGGAATTAGCTAAACTGAAAGTACTTGTAAATGATATTCAAGCCCATCAGACCAGCGTGGACACTCTGAACGACGCTGGAAGACAGTTAATAGAGGATGGAAAGGGAACAGCCGAAGCTTCGACGACTGCTGAGAAATTGGGTACTTTGAATCGTCGTTGGCGCGATTTGTTGCAACGTGCTGCTGATCGTCAACGAGAATTGGAAGATGCGCTTAGAGAAGCGCAAACCTTTACGGCGGAGATACAGGACCTTTTGTCTTGGCTGGGTGATGTGGACAACACTATAGTAGCTTCAAAACCTGTTGGAGGATTGCCGGAAACAGCTTCAGAACAGTTAGAACGCTTTATGGAAGTGTACAACGAATTGGAACAAAATCGTTTGAAAGTTGAATCGGTTCTTCAACAAGGACAAGCGTACTTGAAGCGTGCTGATTCTACTAGTGCCGGTGGTCTGAATCACAACTTGAGGACTTTGAAACAACGATGGGATAATGTGACTGCTCGCGCAAGTGATAAAAAGATCAAGCTCGAGATCGCTCTGAAAGAGGCTACAGAGTTCCACGATGCACTTCAATCGTTTGTCGATTGGTTAACCAACGCGGAGAAGATTCTGACGAATCTGAAACCTGTGTCGAGGGTAATGGAAACTATCCTCGGACAGATAGAGGAACACAAAGCGTTTCAGAAGGACGTTGGAGTTCATCGTGAGACTATGCTGAACCTCGATAAGAAGGGCACGCATTTGAAATACTTTTCACAGAAACAGGACGTGATTCTAATCAAAAACTTGTTGATAAGTGTGCAACACAGATGGGAAAGAGTAGTTTCGAAGTCTGCAGAGAGAACCAGGGCTCTTGATCACGGATACAAAGAGGCCAGAGAATTCCACGATGCTTGGTCCAATATAATGAACTGGCTCGACGAAACGGAGAAAACTTTGGACGAGGTTGCCAGTGATGGCGCCCTTGGAGGAAATGATCCAGAGAAGATCAAGGCCAGACTGAATAAGCATCGTGAATTGCAGAAAGCTCTCAGCGCCAAACAGGGTACCTATGACGCAActatgaaaaatggaaaatcatTAAAAGACAAAGCGCCTAAAAGTGATGAATTTGCTTTGAAAGAACTTTTGAATGAGTTGAAGAACAAGTGGACCACTGTTTGTGGTAAGTGCGTGGATAGACAGAGGAAGCTCGAGGAAGCATTGTTGTTCTCGGGACAATTCAAGGACGCTATTCAGGCGTTGCTGGAATGGCTTAGTAAGTCTGAGAAGCAGCTGGCAGACACCGGTCCACTTTATGGCGACCTTGACACTGTAATGAATTTGGTTGAACAACATAAGACCTTCGAGAAGGATCTCGAATCCAGAGTCTCTCAGATGGAATCCGTAATCAAAACGGGTCGCGAGCTTCTTGCTAAGGCGACGCCTGATGATGCATCTGCTATAGGATCACAGCTtgctgaaataaataatctttggGACACGGTAACCAAGTTGTCCTCTGACAAGACTGAACGACTCCAAGAAGCCCTCAGAGAGGCTGAACGCCTTCACAAGGCAGTTCACGTACTTCTGGAGTGGCTGAGCGATGCTGAAATGAAGCTGAGATTTGCTGGACAGTTGCCGGAAGATGAACAGGAGAGCAGGAATCAGTTGATGGAACACGAAAAGTTCTTGCGTGAATTAAGCACcaaggaaattgaaaaagatcAAACTTTGGAGCTGGCTCACGTGATTCTTGCAAAGGCACACCCTGATGGAGCTTTGGTTATCAAACATTGGATCACGATTATTCAATCCAGATGGGAAGAGGTTTCCACCTGGGCCCAACAAAGGAATCAAAGATTGGAGAATCATATGCGAGGACTTCAG GACCTCGACAATCTTCTGGAAGAACTACTGTCATGGTTAGAAGGTTTGGAGAACACTCTCAACGCTCTTGAAGCTGAGCCTCTACCAGACGATAAAGCTACTTTAGAAATGCTGATTGTGGATCACAGAGAATTTATGGAGAACACCAGTCGAAGACAGAACGAAGTTGACCGCGTCTGTAAAGCCAGACAGATCAAATCTGCGAAAGATACGATGAAGATAACGAAGGCTAAGTCACCTGCCCCAAC CCGAGCCAGCCCAGGCCGTGAGAGAACGCCCGATTCGTTGCCGCACATCGGCCCACGGTTCCCACCCAAAGGAAG CAAAGGTGCCGAACCGGAGTTCCGTAGTCCGAGAGTAAAACTGCTGTGGGACAGGTGGAGACACGTTTGGATGTTGGCGTGGGAACGTCAACGTCGTTTACAGGataagtataattatatcCAAGAACTGGACCGTGTCGCAAACTTCAGCTGGGAGGATTGGCGCAAGAGA TTCCTGAAATTCATGAACCACAAAAAGTCCAGATTAACAGATCTCTTCAGGAAAATGGATAAGAATAACGACGGACTGATTCCACGCGAGGACTTCATTCAAGGAATCATGAACACTA AATTCGAGACTTCACGGTTAGAAATGGGAGCGGTCGCAGATTTGTTCGATCGCCACGGTGAAGGATTGATAGATTGGAAGGAATTCATCGCGGCTCTAAGACCAGACTGGGAGGAACgcagaacgtataacgacactGACAAGATTCACGATGAAGTAAAACGATTGGTGATGCTTTGTACTTGTCGCCAGAAATTCCGTGTATTTCAAGTTGGCGAAGGAAAATATAGG TTTGGAGACAGTCAGAAGTTGCGGTTGGTACGGATTCTACGATCGACCGTGATGGTACGAGTCGGTGGTGGATGGGTAGCATTGGacgaatttctattaaaaaatgatccTTGCCGCG TTTTTCTAATGCCGATACCGGACCCTAACAAACCGGAACAACATGAGGGTTGGTGTCCGCTCG CCAAGGGAAGAACGAATATCGAGCTGCGAGAACAATTCATATTGGCGGATGGCGTCAGCCAGACAATGACGGCGTTCAGATCGAAACCGAGCCCAACCTCGACGCTGCAGCGTACGCCAATCTCATCCGCGAATGCCGGACCCATCACCAAG GTGAGGGAACGCAGCGCTCGCAGCGTTCCCATGGGACAATCGCGAGCATCGCGCTCATCGTTGAGCGCCGGAACGCCGGACAGCCTAAGCGACAACGAGAGCTCTTTCAAGCTTGGCTCCGCCAGAAAAACAAGTACACCCTACAGAAGCTCTATGACACCGG GCGGTAGTCGACCATCCAGTAGGCCAACTTCGAGACCAACATCCAGACCAACCAGTAGACCCGGAAGTAGGCCCGCATCCAGGCAAGGAAGCAAACCACCGAGTCGCTATGGTTCCACACAGTCGTTAGATAGCACTG aTGATTCGACCAATGTGAGCCGCATTCCACGTAGAACGGCAGTGAGCACGACAGGGAATACTCCCACTTCTAGCAGACACAATAGCGTGTCAGGAAAGCGCTTATCGGTGAACGGTTCGAGTTCACGACCTCGAACGCCCACCGGCCTGGTTAGTCCTGCCAGTGGTGTTCCAGCGAG gTTTGGCACGATCCATAGAGCTTCGAGCATTCCAACCCTGACTGGTGTCGGCACACCGATCAG CCGTTCGAGGATCCCCGTATATGTGGGCACGGATATAAAATCCCCACAATCGACGACCAGCAATATTTCCACTCATTCTACGCAAAGCAACTACTCGACGGTTTCTACCGATTCTACCGG GAGCAGCTCGATGTGTACAAATTCAGCAACTAACACCTCGTCGGCCGTTAAGCGAGCTAG AACAAGGACACCGTCCAGTGGGTCGAGCACGCCACTGCCGCCTTCTTTGAAACTATCCAGGAAACCTTCTGGAGCATCGGATACGTCCGTATCGACCACACCGGCCACTAAACGAAAAGGCAAACCAACGCCGATCGACCAACGGGCGCCATTCCGATTGTAG